The Ictidomys tridecemlineatus isolate mIctTri1 chromosome 1, mIctTri1.hap1, whole genome shotgun sequence DNA window aaaaaaaaaaaaaagggccagggTGGGACTACAGATTCCTTGTCACTGAATCTCAGTATCCAGCACAACTCAGCAAACAGAGTTTGATCAACCACAAGGACAAGATCCTTCTACCTGCCTTTGTCCTGTGGACTCAGGGTGCCATCCCCCAGGCCAGGAACCCACAGGCCCCACCATAGGACCCTGTTATCCAGCCACACTCTTTCCACCCCAGGCATTTTCTAGTGACCTGACTCCCCAGTGTGTGTCTGGGACCTTTTTGTACCCAACTGTAGGTGCCAATCTCTCACCCCCAACTCTACCCTAAGCCTGCCTCCCCACTCTGTCCCAGGTGACATGGCCAAGGTGACAGGCTTCAGGAAAACTCTCTCACAACGGAAGCAGAGCAGGCACCACCAGGGCTCTGTGATGGCCCATCTGGAGCAAGGGGTGCCAGCTTTTCTGTCCCTCTAGGGCCCACAGATGGTTCTGTCACGTCTAGGCCAGAGTGGTACAAAGACCTTGGCAGTTCTGGTATTCGTATGGCCAGGAATGATGCAGTAAAGAGTCCTAACTAACCACAGCAGGAAAGTAGTCCAAAGTACCTGCTActgccattgctctgggccatgGTATGTGGTGCTGCCCTTGCCAGTGGGCTGCTCCCCATGCTGAGCTCCCTGGCTACCTCCCATGCCCACACAGCAGAACCGAGCCACTGACTGTGGTGCCCTTTGCAAGGAGCCAAAGGGCAAATCAGAGCAGACTTCCAAAGACAGGTCTCCACAATAGCGGGTCCACAGAGTGGCAGCCATGCCAGGCAAGGGGTCCCACATAGACCAGCCCTCAGAGGATCCAATATCAGCAGGGCCACATGCTTTATGGGTCTGCTGGGGACCCTCCTTCGTCTGCTCCCTCCAGGAGCCCAGGGGATCCTTGCTGCTGGGTCCAGGGAGACTAGAGCCACTGTGGGCCTAGATGTGGCCTCTAGCCAGGGTGAGTCTTCCTCTCCGTAGGTGCGCTGTGTCATGGAGGCCTGGGGAATCAGACTTCAGGAGCACCTCTCCAGCCCAACCCACAAAGGCAGGGAAACATCAGAGCAGTTGGAGTCCAGCTCCATGTTTAATGAGGTCCCTCCCGGTCGGCAAGACCCCCAGGGCTCCAGCTACTTCTTTTCCAGCCGTTGCAAGGACTGGGACTTCTCCTTGGGCAAGTCCTCGAGCATCAGGCACAGCACGTTGACGATCTCGTAGTACAGCTCCTGAAGTCTGAAAGATGCCACCGGAGGGGAGGGGACCTGAGGACAGGGTGGGCTCCCTGCCGCCCAGAACCCCTACCCACCAATGCTGGCTCGGGTGCATTCACCACTTCTGGCAGATCAGTGGGGTCAGTGAAGAGCAAGGACTTCAGAGAGCCACATCAGATGGTTGGCATCCTAGGTCCACTACTCTGCCTCTGGCCCCCTGGAGTGATTGATTTCACCTCACACGTCGAGCCGAGAGCGTGAAGAGCAGGAACTGTACAGTGGTGCCCAGTCAGTACCTGAACCACTTTTGAGCCCCAAGTGGACATTCCCTGGTCCTTCCTTTTAGTTTTGTCCAATCTCAGAAGCCCTCTAGAGGATTTTCAATGAGAAACCAAGCTAATTATGTCTATCCTTACTCAAGATCCCACTGAGGCTCCCCAGTGCCCACAGCCAGGAATTTATATCCTTCCTGCTCAGCTATGGCCAGTCATAACTCCAGCTAGGCTTACAAGCCCTGGCCAGGCCTAGCTCAGAGcttcacatacatttttttaaaatataattttagtggtagatggacacaatacctttatttatttttatgtggtgctgaggatcgaacccagtgcctcacgcatgcaaggtacacactctacctctgagcctcaaccccagccccacacatacATTTTTACTATCTAATCAGACCAGTAGCTCCTTTGGGACAGGTGGGAAAGGGACAgagacctgcccaaggtcacacaggaagGTAGTGGCAGAACCAGGCCAAAAGCCTCCTCACTCCCTGACTTGCCACCCAGTATGCTTTCTCTGCCCCCTGAAAAGGGGTTCGAAAGGAGGCCCTGGAGAGATGAAGGAGCCAGAATCTCTATATAAGTCAAAAAGGATTAAGGGGGCTGGACGCGGTggcgcatgcctctaatcccagtagctcagaaggctgaggcatgaggatcacaagttcaaagccagcctcagcaaagtcgaggtgctgagcaactaactcagtgagaccctgactctaaataaaatacaaaatagggctgggatgtgggccagtggtcaagtgcccctgagttcaatcccacagtaccaaaaaaaagagagagagagagaggactggGGAGGGACAGCAGAGTTCCCCAGCAGCCCAGACTACATATTCATGGACTCTTGCACTCTCAGAAAGGCTCTAACCCACCAGCTTGCCCTACACATGGGTCGTGGATGCTCCACCCTCCCATGGTCCTCAACACAGCCCCCACTCTGAGGAAGCCCTGGGCACCAggaaaggctggggctgggactgacTTGTTGACAGTATTGTCCTGGTTGTCCAGAGTGGATAAGTAGACATCAATGAAGGGTAGGCTAGTGCCAAAATCATCCAAGACCATGGGGTCAGTGTGCCGCAGAGTCTTCTTGAAGTCCTCCACCAACTCACTGAAACTCTTGCCAACATTGCTCTAGAGAAGGAAGCAAAATGAGTAATGACAGAAAAGTGGCAGTCACGCTGCAAGGAGATCTGGGAACCTTCCATGATAGGCCCCTGGCAGAGGTCTGTTCCCAGCCCCAGGATGAGCCTGGACCTTCATGGGTGAGGTAACCTCATGAGCCACCATCATCAATGTGGGGCAGGTGGCACACAAAGGAACCCATGAGAGTCTCAGAGTGGCTAAGTGTGTCCTCCAGTCCTGGAAAAACCCCAGACACAGCCTAGACAGGCAGATGTCATCTCAGAGAAAAGGTTGAGGAGGGTCATACCAAAGATGAGGGGACCCAGCAGGGCGCCCAAAGCTTAGGCAGAAAAAAGAAGCAGCATCAGCCCTCACAGGTTTATCGTGCTTGACCCAAAACCTCCAGCCTGCTGTGTTAATTCCTCCTCTGTCTTCCGAAGTGTGGGGAAACCGAGATGGAGTGACACCCTGTCAGAGCCTCTTCATCCTCATCCATCCTGTGACCTGGGACTGGGCTGCCTAGCACCCAGTAAGCACAGGCTGAATGACCCAAAAGGCCCCACAGGGCAGTTCTGCCACAAAGGAGACGCCAACATTACAGCCCTGGACTCTCCAAGGGGGTCAGAGAAACAAAGAGACCGAGGAAGGAAAGCTCGGCGATGGGAGATACGGGAGAAGTACCTGCCTCACCTAAGGCCACAAAACCTGAGGCCACCTGCCCTCTCCACACCAGGGCCCTCTTCCCAGCCAGTACTTCAGCCCTGACTGTCCCTCTCTCTGTCTGCTGCCCCGCCTGGGGCGCTGCCTACCTGTGTCTTCATCAGCCTGTCCACTTCCTCCTGCTGCCGTTTCAGAATCACCTGCTTCTCCTCCATCAGGGTGACTTGCCTCTCCAGCTTCAGTTCCCGCTCAAACTTTTTGATGGAGTCCTAGTGAGTCAAAGGGTAGAGGTAAGGAGCACACTGCCCGTGACCTGGTCTCGCCCCTTGCCTCTTCTTGCCTGTTGTTCAGGCCTTCAGCACAAAGATCCACCCCAACAGAGCCAGCCCCCAACTCAAGCTGCCAACCCTCCTGTTGGCTAGGCAAACGCACAAGCTCATGGCCAAGAGGTGGCGAGGCCCAGGAAGGGCCCACCAGGCCACCATCACTCTGTTTCAGAGAGAGACACCGTTCTGCGTTCTCCCCAGAGGCCCGGCCCACACCTCTGCCTGTCGCACCTGGCATTCCCATACCCCACCCCCAAGCACAGCCTCACCTCCGTGTGCATGATCATCACCCCCACGAACATGTTGAGAAAGATGAAGGAGGCAAGCAAAATGAAGGCAATGGTGAACACCCGGCTCAGAGTAAAATTCCGCATGTCCAACTGTTCCTGGAGGTTTGTCCAGCCATCCACCTGTCCAGCAGGGCAGGGATTGCTGAGTACCAGGGCCCAGTGGAGCAGGCCCCTATCTCACCTGTGCCAGGGAAGTCCCCGATTCACTGAGGAGGAAACTGCCTCTGCCCCACATCAGCCTTTCAGCCCCTCTACATGGTGGCCTGGAAACGCAGGACACCTCTGGATGGAGACCAGCATGCCCTGGGGTCTGTCCCCTCAAAGTCTGTCATTTTCCTTGGGAGGACATTGCCTCTTGCTAGTCCCACCTTTGAAAAGACTCCACTCTTTCAAAGAGTTCAACAGTCTGGAATTCTGGACTTGGGCCTTGCATCCTGATTCTTGGGTGGGTTTGTAACAGCCTGTTTCCAAAAAGGCTATGTAACATGGGTTTCATTCATAACTTAAACTTAATCCAAATGAAGTATCATTTGAGGACTCTGACAAGTTTGACGGCCTTGTGGGACATATGGGAATGCTACACGGAGTCACAAGATCAGAGACCGAGATGAATCCCTGGCCTCTGACTCATGCTGGAAGGCCAGCCTCCACCTTCCCCAGGCTCAACTAAGTACCTGAATATGGGGAAAGCCCACGTTAGACCCTCACAGCCACCTGCTCACACCACCTGGCAGTCCCATAAGGTCCCCGCCCTCTCCACTGTTCCCAAACACAGTACCGTGGCCAAGCTGAAGAGGGTGAAGAAAGACAACGCCAGGCTCCCCCAGTTATTCAGGTCACCGTTCTCTACAATTCCAAACAAGCAGAAGCCCAAGATAGCAAAGATGTACATCAGGACAAAGAGGAGGGTGAGCACAGAGGCCACGGTGTAGACAGTCTGCCCCACGGCAATGATGAGCGTCTGCAAGGCAGGGACACGCAGCTAGGCCAGGGAGCCAGGCGGGACATCTCAGAGGACAGAGATCCAGTCTGCCCCAGGTCACAACTGTCCCAGCATCTGGTGCCATACCTGGCACACAGCATGATGAACAATTAGTGGTCGAATGAATGAAGTGAATCAGAAATGTGCTCAGATCGAGGGCTGCATCCATCTAACTGATTTGCCAGAATCGAACATCCCTTATCAGTCACCTAGGGGCAGAGGGTACACAGGATCCCAGGTCATGGATTTCAGGTCACCACAAACCACTCCCCATCTGGCTCTGAGGACATCTTAGGGTATCCTGCTCCTGATTCTCAGCTGAGGGCCAGCCCTGGTTAGAATAGAGAGGTCACCTGCAGGTTAGAATAGAGAGGGCCCAGAGGAATGTGGCTCCCATTCTTTCTGGACCCTGCCTTTGAAATCAGGTCCCCAGGCTTCCCTCTGTGAAGTGGGATCTGGCTTCCCCAGCACATCGTGTGACTCCCCATCATTCGTTCTCCATTCTCTGGAGTTTTGCATGCAATAAGTGCTCCATATGTGTTCACCTACCTCAAATGGTTTCACAGACATAATTTCAAGGTAGATAGATATTATCAGTTTTCCAGGATGAGGGGTCAGAGACTGAGAGGAGCAAACTGTCTTGGCCAGGGTCACACTCCAGTATAACAGCAGAGCTGGGACCAATTCCAAAACCCTTTGCCTCATGTCACGACCTCCACCCGCCAGCAGCCCTGAGCACAGAGGCCGATTAGCACTAGGAAAAGGGGTACTTGTAGCTGGACACAGGACAGTGAAGTCTGGACAGTTGAGGTACTCCAGGAGGCAGAGACACCCCCAGAGCCCCAGGCTGCCCCACATGCAGGATGGTTTGGCAGGAATGAACACATGCCCGTTCATTCTTCGTCCCCCTGGGGGAAGAAAATTGGTGTTTTCAGATTCATTCCAAAAGAGCTgactattaaaggaaaaaaaaaaaaaaaacactatctcTCTCCCTGCTAGACAGAGGCATAACTTCTTCCCAAGGCCTGGAAAAGTAAACCAGTAAGTGCTAACAGGAAACAGGAAACCCAGCAATGGCCTGCAAATTCAGTCTGCACAGGTGGGCAGGGGGCGCCCGAGTGGCAGAACCTGAGGCATGTGTAGAGGGCTAGGGAGAGGTCTGGCTGGCTGTCCCACCTCCAGGCCAGCCCACCTGAGGACACAGCCAAGCAGCCTTGAGAAAAGTAGTTGTAATAAGGTCACACTCTCCAGTGGGACCCCCACTACCTGGTTGAGGCACAATCCAGGCAGCCTCTTTAATGAACAGATCCAGAAAGGGACAGAAATTGCCAAGTGCAGTAACACACCTCTGTAATCACAGCGATATGgtaggctggggcaggaggattatgagttcaaagccagccttagtaacttagtgaagccatgagcaacttagagagaccctgtctcttaaaacataaaaaagggctggggatgtggctcagtagttgagcacccctgggttcaatccttggtaccttaaaaaaataataaggaaggaagggaggaagggagggaggattgaagaaaagaaagaggcagaATTCCAGTCCCAGGGGATGGCCACCCAGGTCCCCACAGGTCAGGAGATCCTTCGCTGAGGAAGTTCTGGGCTTTCGAGGTCTGTAGCCTGGCCTCGAGTAGATATCTCGTTTTAAATTTCCACATTCTTTGGAGAAGCGATACCCAGCATCCAGTTCCGTTCTCCTGGGTCCTGGGTCAGCCACAGCTATTCTCTTATGCCTGGGACTTTTGGGAGTGGTGGCCAGGGCAGGTGGCCAGGTCAGGGTTCTGAGAGAGTCTTCCTGGGCAGCCCCTGGGATAAGGGGGAAATGGTGGGACCCTAGAGAGGTGGGGAAGAGGAAGACGAAGCTGGGCTCACAGCCAGCAGGGAAAGTTGTCCAGATAAAATGCAGATGACCAAGAGCAAGGTGGCACCCAGCTAACAGAATTCTCTATGTACAAAACAACAAGGAATGATTTCCTCGAGGAGCAAGTTTTTTGCCATTAGGTGGAGGGCAGAGTGTCATTTTAATGAATCAGGGGTGGAGAGCCGAGGATGTACCAGAGTATCAGCTCTGTTCGGGGCTCCTTTAGACTTTCATTCACACACATTAGCATGGAGGTGCAAGTCCCCACCTCCAGCAGCTCCCAGCTCCCTTGGCCAGCAGGCCAGACCAGCACACAAAGCCATGCAATCCAGGGTCACCTTTGTTCCCCTGTGAACCCAGGTCCCGAGACATTTCAGAGGCTACAGTAGAGCCACAGCCAGGGCATCAGTCTCCAAGGCACCACTCTTGGAACGCATGCCTCTGGTGACTGACAGAAAACTCTAAGGCCAAACCTGGGATAAACATTGGTGTACACGTGGTGTGTGCGTGCCCACGGGTCTCTGAGGATGTCTACGAGGACCAAAGACTGAGCAGGGGCCTGGATTCATAAGAAAAGCCTGGCTTGCTCCAGGATATGGCCCTGGGCCACTAGGGAGTCTCCCTGGGCTGGAAGGAGGTGCTGCCCCTGGCAGGCTCTCAACCTTGGGCACCTTCAGGTCTTTGCCTGCTGACCAGCTGCCCCCACACAGCCAAGACCAGTGTAGCTAGAGCCCCTGGCCTTACAAGGTGCCCAGCTGGGTCACAACAACTTCCTTCCAAGATGAAGGCCCTTCTGCCATCAGTCCTTCTCCCTGCGTGGTCCCTCAGCCCGCCACCCACCTCTCCCTTCCTCACGTGACTCCCTCAGGGGTTTGGCACCCATGTCCTACGGTGCCTTCTCTCCCGGCTTCACCTAAGCATCCCCTCTTACCTGAGATTACCCTAGCAGCCCTCTCCAGGGAGCTGCCTATCCCTCACTGACCTGGGATTCAGGGGGCCATCCTCTGCCTCGTCCCTGGAGCCCCTGACTCCATGGGCAAAGTCCCTATTTCTGGGCATGGCCAAACTTCTGGCTTCCCACTCCTCCTCGTGACTTGAAATCTCTCTTCCAGGCTCACtacctccttccccaccccatcttGAGGCCAACCCCCCGGGGATCTTTGCAGATGACACATGATCTAGACCACTTCCTCCCTGAACGTCCTCATCGTTAGTGA harbors:
- the Catsper3 gene encoding cation channel sperm-associated protein 3, translating into MPVLPTCVWEDLDFRRPWMSSPPPSSCCAPLSQLEFRSQTVFISGFRNRIQLLCCVTIPLIHLFDRRKDHQCQAFVRRVIRSHLFQIIMISTVSLNAFLTVLWTSYKIRYRLYRVFEISEIIFVSICTSEFAMKVYVDPIDYWKDGYNMLDVFILIIIFIPYLLRKIKGKHYPYHNIAEGIQSLRILKLIPYSRGIRTLIIAVGQTVYTVASVLTLLFVLMYIFAILGFCLFGIVENGDLNNWGSLALSFFTLFSLATVDGWTNLQEQLDMRNFTLSRVFTIAFILLASFIFLNMFVGVMIMHTEDSIKKFERELKLERQVTLMEEKQVILKRQQEEVDRLMKTQSNVGKSFSELVEDFKKTLRHTDPMVLDDFGTSLPFIDVYLSTLDNQDNTVNKLQELYYEIVNVLCLMLEDLPKEKSQSLQRLEKK